A window of Desmospora profundinema genomic DNA:
GCTTTCTGGTTTTTCTACGCCGTCGTTTCCTTGACTTGGGCAGCCAACCTTCCGTATGGAATCCGCTATGTTACATTTTTGGGAACCATGCTGTTGTTGGCTCTGTCCTTCCCTTTTTTTCTCAAGGAAAAGGAAATGCTGAAACAATCGGCTCGGGTGATGTTCGGGGTTTTTTCCATCCTGGTTGTCTTCGGCATTATTGAAGCACTCACTTTCTTCCATTTACCGTCTTCCCGGTACTATGGTACCGATGCCAGCGCGGTCACCTCTTTTTTCACCAATCAGAACGACTTTGCTACGGCGATTACGCTGGGTCTTCCCTTTCTGGCCGCTGCGATGGTGCTCTTGCCGCTTACCCGCAAAGCAAAGGCGCTGGTTTATGGGGTGGGAGTGATCGCTTTGTCCTGCCTGTTCATCACCGGCTCCCGCAGTAACAGCATGTTTGTATTGCCGCTGGTGACGGGTTTGTGGCTGGTATTCATTCCCGTGGCGCTTCCGCGTGAACTATGGTGGAACCGAAAGAATCTATGGCGGGGGGGCCTGTTGTTGGTGGTGGCCGCTCTGTTGGTGACGGGACTAGTCTCCACCCTGCTGTCCGAGCACACCAGAAACAAGTTGGGGACTTCGATGGGGATTATCCAGGATCTGCAGGGGAATTGGGCTTATCCCGGTGAAGGGGACGAAGGCTTCGAGATGGATGGGGTTGCCTCAGGGGATCAGAGTGTGGCCATCCGTAAATACCTGATCGCCAACGGTTGGGTGTTTTTGAAGGAAAGCGATTATCTCGGTGTCGGTGCCGGCAATGTGGAGCACTATATGGCAGGAGCCCCGGGAGTGAGGGACAAAACCAACATCCACAATTGGTGGATGGAGGTACTGGTCAACTTTGGTGTTTTGGTATTTCTCTGCTATATCGGACTGTATGGATGGATGCTGTGGAGACTGTGGCTGTTGTCCAATCAGCGAAGGCGACCGGGGCTTTCTCCCTGGGTTCGCTGGGGAGCCGTCTCCTCCCTCATTGCGTTGACCGGCTACGTGCTTGGGGGGATGGCTCCCAGCACCGCCATCCATTTCACGCCGATGTGGGTGGTTCACGGGTTCGCCTTGGCGGTGATTGTCCTGGGGGAGTGCAACAGGAGTACGGCGGACCAACAGGATGTGCACATGGAAAGTAGAGAGGGTACCTATGAAAGGTAAAGCCGTCATTCTCAGTTCGGTGCATCGCTGGAACGATTCGCGTATCTTCCACAAGCAGGCGGTTTCCTTGGCTCGTGCCGGTTGGTCGGTGGAACTTCACGCTTTGGCCGACTTCGAGGAAAGGATGGAACAGGGTGTTCATATCATCGGGCTCTCTTTTCCTAAAAACAAATGGGTCCGTCTAAAGAGCGGCCGGGAATTGTTCCGGCGGGCGCTTGCCAGCGGGGGAGATCTCTTTCACATCCATGATCCCGAGTTGCTGCCATGGGCGGTGGGCATCCGGCGTCGGACCGGTAAACCGGTTATCTATGACGCCCATGAAGACCTTCCCCAACAGATTACGACCAAGCTGTGGATTCCCCCTTGGGTTCGACCGTGGCTTTCACGGGTGGCCGACAGGGTTGAAAAAGGGATGGCACGCCGCTTGTCGGCGGTGGTGACGGTAACCGAACCGATTGCGAAGAAGTTTTCCCGTGTGGATCGGGTATCGGTGATAAAAAATTACCCCTTGCCTATCCGGACAGGGGAGAGGGAACAGGGCGGACCGCTCCGCATCCTGTATGTGGGGGGCATCTCCTATCTCCGGGGTTATCGGGAAATGATCGTCATGATGGATCACCTTCCAAAAGAGCTGGGAGCGGAACTGCATCTGATCGGTCCGTTGCAGCACATCCGTCCAGAGGATCGAGATGAAGCAGCCCTGAAAGAGAAAAAGGTCTTCCTCCACGGCCGGATTCCGTTTGGAGACGTGCAGTCATGGCTTTTGTCCGGTAGTGTTGGTCTAGTATGCCTTCATCCGGTGGAAAACTACCGGGAATCCCTGCCCATTAAATTATTTGAGTACATGGCAGCGGGTTTGCCGGTCGTGGCGACGGATTTCCCTCTGTGGAGGGGGATCCTGGAGGATAGCGGAGCCGGGGTGACCGTGGATCCGCTGGATCCCGTGGCGATGGCACGGCAGGTGGCTGCTTTGCTTCAGGATCCGGACCGACGTCGGTACATGGGAGAGCAGGGGCGAAAAGCCTTTTCCGACGTTTATAATTGGTGTGCCGAGGAGAAGAAGTTAGTAAGGCTTTACCAGGAGTTGACTGAAACCGGGGAGTGAGAAGCGTGCGTATTTGGGTTGCCAACCATTATGCCGTACCGCCTAACATGGGCGGAATCACTCGACATTTTGAATTGGCACGGGAATGGGCGGAACAAGAGGATGCGGATGTGACATTATGGCTAAGCTCCTTCAACCACTCCCGACGTCGCTTTATCGATGAAGAAGCGAAGCGTGACGGCGAAACGGTACCGGGTTTGAAGTTACAATGGCTGTGGTCGTTTCCTCATGATGGAAATGATTCGCGACGGGTGGTGAACATGGTCAGCTTTGCCCTGCTCTTTTTCCTTCAGGGCTTGTTTCGGGCTCGACCTCATGTTCTCTTGGCTTCGTCCCCCCATTTGTTGACACCCTTTGCCGGGTGGATGCTGGCCAAGCTGAAGCGCTGTCCCTTTGTATTAGAAGTGCGGGATTTGTGGCCGGACACGCTGATTAAGATGGACGGCCTCCACCAGACGTGGGTGGTAAACGCGCTGTTGTGGTTAGAGTCCTTTCTCTATCGAAAAGCCGATAAAATTGTGGTTCTGACGGAACATCAGCGCCGCTTCATCCGGGACAAAGGGGTGGATCCGGCCAAAATCACTCTGGTGCCCAACGGTATCCGAATGGATTCCTGGAAACCCTCCCCCGCCCGGCGGGAGGAGTACCGCAGGCGGATGGGAGTGGCGTCCGATCAGTTTGTCGCTCTTTATGCGGGTGCTCATGGTCCGGCCAATGCATTGGAACATGTGGTGCTGGCAGGTGTTCACCTGCCCGACGGATATGCCATTGTGTTGATCGGCGACGGTCCGGAAAAGGATCGGCTGTGCGCGCTCAAACAAGAGAAGGGACTGCACAATGTTCATCTGTTGGAACCGGTCCCCAAAGGGGAAGTGTTTCGATATATCGAAGCGGCAGACTGTGGAATTATCTCCCTGAAAGACAATGAGATTTTTCGCGGTGCCAGGCCCAATAAGTTATTCGACTATATGTATGTGGGCAAACCCATCGTCTCCACAGTGGACGGCGAAGTGCGGGAGATCATTGAGAAAAACGGGGTGGGTGTTTTCAGCGGTGCAGAAGATCCGAAAGGGTTGGCAAAAGCGTTGATGAGCCTTCGCGGTCAGAAGCAGGGAAAGCGGGATACGATTGCCGAGAATGGTCGTCGTTATATTCATACCTTCGGTAACCGCCAACGTTTGGCCAGCCAATTGTATGGGGAGATGAAGGGATTGATGGTGAGGGAAATGAAATCAGTGAAAGAAATCAAACGGATGTAAATTAAAAAACCGCAGGCAGCCGCCTGCGGTTTTGGTTCGGTCGGTATCGGATCCATCCGGTAGTCAGAACCCGGGTCTTCATTTCGCCTTCAAAAGCACATAGCGAGGCAGGGGAACGAAAGTAACCCAGGCGAGATTGGTGCAGGATGAGTGCAAAGGCCGGCCAAAGGCGACATGGTCCTCCCTCGTTTTCGCGAAAAAAGACAGCCTAGAGCCTGTCTGGTTGTTCCTCAGCGACCGGCATGTGTTTTTTCGGCGGGCAATTCCAGATGTTCCCGCAACTCCAGTTGGATCCGCGCCTTCTCTTCGTCCGACACGACATAGTAGAAGATACGGTCGATCCGTTTGTTTTCCCCTTCAATGGTTAAAGTCTCGATCTTTTTATTTCCCAGCTGCTTGTAGATTCCCTGCAATTGCAAGAGGTCCACAGGTGAAATGTCCGTGGTTACATTTTCCCCGATTTGGCCGAGAACATCGTCCCACTTCGACCAGGAAGAGGCGGACGTCCCCTTCTTCAGGATGCCTTTGATAACCTGTTGTTGGCGCTCATTGCGTCCGAGGTCGCCTCGGGGGTCGTCTTTGCGCATTTGCGTAAAACGGAAGGCGGCATCTCCGTCCAGAAGCATCGGTCCTTGTTGGAAGTGGTAATCCTGGAACTCGAAATCAAAGGGAACGTCCACTTCCACGCCGCCCAATTCGTCAATGATCCGGCTGAATCCTTTCATATTCACTTTGGCATAGTGATCAATGGGAATATCCAGAAACTCCTCTACGCTGGTAATGGCGAGCTCCGTGCCGCCAAAGGCGTAAGCGTGGTTGATTTTGTCATATCCCGCCCGTCCCGGAATGACCGTATAGGTATCCCGGGGAATGTTCATCATTTTCACCGTTTGTTGTCGAGGATTAATGGTCATCACGATCATGGTATCGCTCCGACCTTTATCGTTTTTCCGCTCGTCCACCCCCAACAATAGGATCGAAACGGGATCTTCCGTAATTTTCACCTTACTGTCCCGCTTTTCAGATTTTTCTCTGGTCGGCGGTTCATAGGCTTGGTTCATCGCTTGATAAACTTGATATCCATAATAGCCGAAAACTGTCAGGGCGATAAAAAAGACGGATACCAATAGATAGAGCCACAGGCGTCGTCGTTTGACCGGTTTGACCGGCGGGTTTGGGTCGCTCAATGGTTACCCCCTCTTTCTGTCTCTTTGTTTCAATCTCAGGAATATTTTACGGGAGGTGTCGGATAGGGACAAGGCTAATCATCACAGAAATTGGCCAGTTTTGAGTGGAAGCAACGGGGAATGCATATAAGAAATCGCATCGTCGGTGGAAAGGAGTATGAAGGAATATGGATCAACCTTACGGCCTCTTTATCAATGGAGAGTGGACACCCGCTGTGGATAGGCGAACATACAACGTAACCGATCCGGCTACCGGTGCAGTTGTGGGTATCTGTGCTGATGCCGGAGAAATGGATGTCAAACGGGCTATCGATGCAGCGGACCGGGCCTTTCCCGAATGGGCGAAAACGACGGCGAAGGAACGGGCTGAATGTTTACGCAAGGTATATGATGGGATGCGTCGTCTGGAGGAAGAACTGGCGGAGATGATGACTCGGGAACAGGGAAAACCGTTGGCGGAATCCCGGGGTGAGGTGCGCTATGCCGCTGATTTCGTGGAATGGAGTGCCGAGGAAGCCAAACGAATTTATGGGGAAACGATACCGGCTTCCTCTCCAGATAAACGGATATGGGTGCACCGACAGCCCGTCGGTGTGACGGCGGCCATCACTCCCTGGAACTTTCCGGCCTCCATGATCACACGCAAGATCGCTCCCGCATTGGCGGCGGGGTGTACCGTCGTGGTCAAGCCGGCGCAACAGACACCACTGACCGCCTGTCGCTTGGTGGATCTTTTTCATGAAGCGGGTTTTCCCGACGGGGTTGTCAACCTGGTTACCGGCACCGATGCCGCCGCCATCGGCGATGCGTTGCTGAAGGATGAACGAGTGCGCAAAGTAGGATTCACCGGCTCTACGGAAGTGGGAAAAATCCTGATGCGCAAAGCAGCGGATACGGTTAAGAAAATCAGCTTGGAGTTGGGCGGTCATGCCCCTTTTATCGTCTTTGAAGACGCCGATCTGAAGCGGGCGGCTGAACAGGTGTCGGCCAGCAAATTCCGCAACGCCGGTCAAACGTGTGTCTGTGCCAATCGAATCTATGTCCATGAATCGGTAGCGGACACCTTTACCCGTTTATTGGGGGCTGAAGCAAGTCGGCTGAAGGTGGGAAACGGGTTGGAAGAAGGAGTGCAAATCGGACCTTTGATTGATAGGGCTGCGGCAGACAAAGTGGAAGGGCATGTGAAAGATGCCCTGGAGAAAGGGGCCCGATTGGTGGTGGGTGGAACCCGGCTATCCGAAGGCGATGTTCATTTTTTTGAGCCAACCGTACTGGCTGATATAACAGATAACATGCGCATCCAACAGGAAGAAACCTTCGGTCCCGTTGCTCCCATTCAGACTTTCCGCACAGATGAGGAGGCGATTGCCAAAGCGAACGACAGTCGGTATGGGTTGGCCGCTTATTTTTACACACAGGATCTCAGCCGTACGATCCGGGTAGCCGAAGCGTTGGAATTTGGTATTGTGGGTGTGAATGACGGTGTCCCTTCCACGGCACAAGCGCCATTTGGCGGCATGAAGGAGAGCGGATTGGGACGGGAGGGCGGACGTTACGGTGTAGAGGAATTCCTAGAGACAAAGTACATTTCACTGGGTCTAAAATAATGGAAATAGTAAGGGACGATCCCCTGTTCTGGAATCGCCTTTTTGCATGTTCACTGAATCGTCACATATAAAGGGATGGATGGGTGTAATCTACGGTACGGTGGGGAGGAGACTCACCTCTGCTGTCCGATCAAAGGGGCAGGCAGGTTAAAAATGACAATTCGGTGGATAGGGGAACTTTCACGGAAGTCTTTCCGTTTGTATGATTATAGAGAACGGCTTTGAAGTCGGGTCAGTGAATCGTGTTTCACACCTGCGACAGCGGCAAGCAGTGTAAACCGCAAAGAGCGGGGGCTGACGCCTCCGTCCATATTTCCTCCCCATGTCGAAAGGCAGGGGTATTCATTTGGAGGAACACGGATGAAAGTTTTGGTGACCGGGGGCGCGGGATTTATCGGCTCCCACATTGTGGACCAACTGTTGGAAGCAGGACATGAACCGATCGTGGTGGACAATTTGATTACCGGAAACGAGCGTTTCCTGCATGGTAAGGTCTCTTTTTATCGGGTGGATATTCGTGATGAACAGGTGGAAGATGTATTCCGGCAGGAACGTCCGGTTGCCGTCATTCATCAAGCGGCTCAATCCAGTGTGCCTGTATCTGTCGATGAGCCGGTTCATGACGCTGAAATTAATATTAACGGAACCATCCGTCTGTTGGAGGCATCCCGGAAGTTTGGAGTGGAGAAATTTATTTACGCCTCATCGGCTGCTGTATATGGAAATCCCTGCTACTTACCCATTGATGAGGCTCATCCGACTCAGCCCCTTTCTCCCTACGGGATCTCCAAGTTTACTCCGGAGTATTACATCAAGGCCTTTCAGGAGCTGTACGGGCTTTCCTATACGATCTTCCGCTATGCCAATGTTTACGGACAACGCCAAATGAGTACGGGCGAAGGAGCGGTAATCGCCATATTCTTGGATCGCCTATTACGGGGTCTTCCGCTCCGGATCGATGGGGATGGTGAACAAACGCGTGATTATATCCATGTGACGGATATCGCGGCAGCCAATGTGTCCGCTCTCACCCGGGCCGACAATCAAACACTGAATATCGGGACCGGCATTTCCACATCCATCAACAAGCTGGTGCAATTACTGGGCCAGCTTTCAAACGAGCCCGTCACGGTCTCGTATGGGCCTCCGCGGGCGGGGGATATTAAGCACAGTTACTTTGATATCCGCGCTGCGCGCCAGCATTTGGATTTTAAGCCCCGGATCCCGTTGGAGCAAGGGTTGAGACAGACGGCAGACTACCTTTTGCAAATCAAGGGTATATAAAGATGGCGCCGGGGTCGTAATATTTCTGTAAAGTTATCGTAAAATAAGCTCAATCGCTTATTGCCAATGCGGTGGAACTCCAGTATACTGGTTACCAGTCGAGATATCCGTTGACTGTCTTTATTTCATCATTATTACGGCAGGAGTGGTTTGCGGATGCGTTCAAAAGCGATGGCTTACGAAAGCGATTCGCAAGCGCGAATGGACGGTTTACAACCCTATCATAAGCAGGCCGGTCTGTACCCTGTGGTGAAACGCGTGTTTGAAGTGACGTTTTCCATCGCGCTCTTATTGTTTATTCTTCCTGTCTTGGTGTTGACGATGATCGCGATTAAACTGGAATCCAAAGGTCCGGTTTTTTATAAGCAGGAACGGGTGGGCTTTAACGGTCGGCCGTTCCAAGTCATTAAACTGCGGTCGATGCGGTTGGATGCTGAAAAAAACGGGCCGCAATGGGCAGCCAAGGATGATCCCCGCGTCACCCGCGTGGGTCGCTTTATCCGCAAAACCCGCATTGATGAAGTGCCACAGCTGATCAATGTGTTGCGGGGAGATATGAGCTTGATCGGGCCGCGTCCGGAGCGTTGGGTGTTTACGGAGAAGTTCTCCAAGGAGATCCCTGGATTCAAAAAGCGCTTGATAGTCAAACCTGGATTGACTGGTTGGGCTCAAGTGAATGGCGGTTATGATGCCACTCCCAAAGAAAAATTTTCCATGGATATGTACTACATTCAGAAACAGTCCTTTACCTTGGATATGAGAATTTTGTACCGGACGGTGTGGGTTGTTCTTTCAGGCAGTGGTGCCCGTTAGGAAATCAGTCCTCAAAACAGCAACGAAGGGTTGCCGACCGGCAACCCTTTTTATTCTTCCGTTATCGGTTATACCCTGATAAACCCTGTATGGGCATTCCCCTCGATCAAAAAACCAGCCTAAGGGTGAGGTAAAACAAAAACCACAGGGGAACACTCATCCATGTTGCATTGAAAATGCCCAGCAAAAACGATTTACCAACAACCGGGTAATTCATATGGGGCACCCCCAAGTACCTCTTATTGACTATATTATACGGCAAATCTTCCGTAAATAGTGGGGAGACCCGCATTTGTAAAGGAAATGTAATGCAGCAGTAAAACCCTTAACAAAACGCTGTTAATGGACATTTATTCCAGACAATGCTTCGTTGACGTCATGATATTCTCATGCTAAAATCAACATTGTTTATGTGAATACATGGATTTTCTCTTATCCAGAGTGGTGGAGGGACTGGCCCGATGAAGCCCGGCAACCGACCGCAAGTAGCGGTTAAGGTGCCAATTCCTGCAGAACCGTGAGAGTTCTGACAGATGAGAGAGAGGAGCGCTTCAAACCATCCTTTCTGTGCATCTGCCAGAAAGGTTTTTTTATGTTTACAAAACCCGGGAACGAAGGGACCGAGGCGAAACGGATGCTGTAAAGTGCCTAAGGGTAAGGCGGTGGTGGTTCATGATTGAGTTGACTGACATACACAAGGAGTTTCCGGCACAGGATGGAAGTGGTCCGGTATCGGCCCTTTCCGGGCTGGATATCCATGTTAAAAGAGGAGAAATATTTGGGATTATCGGCAGGAGTGGAGCCGGAAAAAGCACCCTCCTCCGTATGGTGAACGGGTTGGAAACGCCAACGTCAGGAGAGGTACGAGTGGACGGTCAAGCCATCCACCGATTGCGTGAGCAGGAGTTGCGGCAGGCACGGCTGGGAATTGGGATGATTTTTCAACATTTTAATCTGCTGTGGTCACGGACGGTTCGGGACAATATCGCGTTTCCCCTGGAAGTGGCGGGAAAGCCCAAAGATCAGATCCGGGAGCGGGTGGAGGAGTTATTGGAACGTGTCGGATTAAAGGAGCGGGCGGACGCTTATCCGTCCCAGCTCTCCGGCGGGCAAAAGCAGCGTGTAGGCATTGCCCGCGCGTTGGCCAACGAACCGAAAGTATTGTTATGTGATGAGGCCACGTCCGCCCTTGATCCGGAGACGACTTCTTCCATTCTCCAATTGTTGCGGGAGATTAACCGGGACACGGGGATTACGCTGCTGTTGATCACCCACGAGATGAGCGTCGTTCAATCCATCTGTCAGCGGGTGGCTGTCATGGATGAGGGAAAAGTGATTGAAACCGGGGATGTAAAGGAGATATTTGATCATCCACGGCATTCCGTTACCGCCCAATTTGTCAAGCAAACCTTATTGGGAGATCCAGAACGATCGGCGAGCGGGCGAGAGTCGGGAGTCTGGTTTCGTTTGCCATTGGATCAATGGGCTTCCGTCCTGCCCGATTTACGGAAAGAGGCGCTTGAACAGGGTGTTCGCCTTCATGTGGTTGCCGGTGAGTTGACGGGAGAAGGATTGGTCACCGTTTCCCTGAAAGGGGAGCCGTCAGCGGTGGAAAATGTAGCGGAGCGGTTCCGGAAGCAGTCGGTGGAGGAGGTGGCGGCAGGTGTTTCATGAAGTGGATTGGTCCCTGGTTTGGAAAGCCACGGGAGAAACCGTCTATATGGTGGGAATCTCCACGTTTTTTACGGCACTATTCGGTATTCCGCTGGGAATCCTGCTGGTGGTGACCGACCGGGGACAATTGGCCGCCCAACCCTGGCTGCAAAAAATAGTGGCTGTCTTTGTCAACTTCTTCCGTGCGGTGCCTTTTATTGTTCTGGTGTTGTTTCTGTTTCCTGTCGCTCAGTTTTTGGTAGGAACGACCTTGGGCCCGACAGCGGCTACGATTCCCTTAATTGCGGGAGCTGCCCCGTTTTATGCCCGTATGGTGGAGACGGCTGTGCGTGAAGTGGATAAAGGGGTAATCGAGGCGGCTCGTGCAATGGGCAGTACCAAATGGCGGGTTGTGATGCGGGTATTGCTGCCGGAAGCGACACCGGCCCTGGTGTCGGGGCTGACCGTCACCTGCGTCACGCTGATCAGTTTCTCGGCGATGGCCGGTGTGGTCGGCGGCGGTGGACTAGGGGATGCCGCATATCGCTTCGGCTTCCAATCCTTTAATAATTCGATGTTAGTAGTCTGTGGCATTTTGCTGGTGTTACTGGTGCAAATCGTTCAGTGGGGCGGCGATCGATTGTCCCGCCGATTGGATAAAAGATAAAAAAGGATGAGGAGAGAAATCGTGATGAAAAAACGTCTGTCGGTTTTGTTCAGTCTATCTTTGGCCTTGGTGCTTGCCGCTTGCGGAGGGGGGCAAGGGGAGGCGCAAACGTTAAAAGTAGGTGCCACCCAGGTTCCCCACGCAGAAATATTGGAACACGTCAAACCCCAATTGGAGAAAGAAGGCATCCAGTTGGAAGTGAAAGTATTCCAAGATTATGTCCTGCCCAATAAATCGGTGCAGGAAGGGGAACTAGACGCCAACTATTTTCAACATATTCCTTGGCTTGAAGCGACCAACCGGGAGCAGGGTTGGGATCTGGTGGAGGTGACGGGGGTTCATATCGAACCGATGGGTGCCTATTCTGAAAAACTGGATGATCTTTCCCAATTGAAAGACGGTGCCACGGTGGCGCTTCCCAATGCGACCAGTGAACTTACCCGGGTGCTGCTGTTGTTGGATGATGAAGGCTTGATTGAGCTGGATGACCGTGAAGGAGATAAAACGGAGAAAAATATCCAATCCAACCCCCACGATCTCAATTTTAAATTGTTGGAGGCTGCTACTTTGCCACGGGTACTGGATCAGGTGGACTTAGCCGTCATTAACACCAATTATGCGTTGCAAGCCAACCTTGATCCCGAGAAGGATGCACTCTTTCGGGAAGGTTCGGAATCCCCGTATGTAAATGTGCTGGCGGTGAAAAAAGGAAATGAGGATAACGAAGCCATTCAGAAACTGTCTGAAGCCCTTACCTCTGACGAAGTAAAGGTGTTCATCAAAGAAAAATACGAGGGGGCCGTGGTGCCGGCCTTTGAGTAAAATAGAGAACCGAAAACCCCGCAGCCTAAAAGGCCGCGGGGTTTTCTTTTTTCAGAAGAAATCCTTCATCGGAAAAGGCTTCAGGGCGTGACCGATCAATCGATGGGGGCCCCGGGTCGATATGGCTCCCCGAGTGTCTCGCATGTACGGATGCCCCGGGGATTCCAAGGGGAACAGTCATTCCACCCCGTTGCCATTTCGCGGGCGATAATCCAGTTCCCCAAGAGTAATCATCCCCTGGCCGCTGGTCAGTTCGGCAACCATGTCCTGCACGGGAGCTTCCCGTCCAGCAGGAACCCATACCGACCATTGAACACGGTCGGTAAAGACGGGGGAATCCATTTCGTAACCGGTTTGACGCAACTGGTGCTCCACTTTTCCCATCGTGGGGTAATCCACTAGGATGTGAACCTGTCGGTGCAGTACCCAATCGACTTCTCCCGCCGCGTCCAGGCCGGCGCTTGCTCCTTGACTATATGCCCGTATGAGGCCTGCAGCCCCCAGCTTTACTCCGCCGAAATAGCGGGTAACCACGATCGCAGTGTTTCGAAGCTGCCGGTTTTTGATCACTTCCAGGATGGGACGGCCGGCAGTTCCCGCCGGTTCCCCGTCATCGGAAGAACGTTGAATTTCCGAAGGATCGTAAACGATATACCCATAACAATTATGAGTGGCGTCCCAGTGCTTTTTTGCGATCCCCTGAATGAACCGCGAGGCCTCCTCCTCTGTATCGACACGTTCGACATAAGTGATAAAACGGGATTTTTGGATGATGATTTCGGTTTCTCCATACGCTTTAACGGTGCGGAATCGGTCCGGCGACAGCAAAAAACTCTCCTCCTACCCATTGTCGAGATGCGCAGTTTGTCTGTTTATTCTGCGATAGAACCCATTCTTTTGAAAAGCTTTGTCGAAAGGGTAGCCGCAAAAAACGGGCCTGGTTTATGCTGTTGACCACAGACGAGCCCAACGGCTCAAAAGGGAGTGGTTTAAATGGTCATGATCGGGATCTCCACCGTTTATCGGGAGTGCTTGGTGTCAATCGATCGTCTCGGAAAAAGGGTTCTGTGGGAATCAATCATCAGGGGAAAATTTCACCCAGCCGGTTGCCAAGGCACTTTCGCTCCATCAAGCATACCAGTTTCAGACTTTCGTGCCAAAGGGATCGACGAAAGACTTGCGGAAGGGAGCCCAATCTTTCGAATCGGTGAGCAAAGAAGAGGACCGCCTCAGAAAGCCGGACCTCTATAGGGGAGAATGGGATATCAGATAAGCATAAAGGATCCGTCAACCGATTGGAAAGAAAAAAGAGACGGTCACCCATCGATTTGCAGTTCTTTCCGCAGAATATCTCGGATTCGATTCCGCTCCTGTTGCGGGACCACCAGATAATAACGATCATTCCACTCATCAACCCCTTGCAGGTGCAACACCTGCATTCGATCCGGGGGGAGGGAGCGAATGGTGGCAGCCAAACGCCACATCTCCCAAGGGGACAGATCAGTATCCACATGGCGAATCAGGGTGGGCATCCAAGCTTGCATATTCAACAAAGAAGAAAAACGGGTGCCCCGTTCCCACAGATCCCCCAGTACCTGCTGCTGTCGGATGTGGCGATCGTAATCGCTTCCGCCGGTTCGGTCGCGCACATAAGCTAACGCTTGCGAACCGTTCAGATGCATCGGT
This region includes:
- a CDS encoding sugar transferase translates to MRSKAMAYESDSQARMDGLQPYHKQAGLYPVVKRVFEVTFSIALLLFILPVLVLTMIAIKLESKGPVFYKQERVGFNGRPFQVIKLRSMRLDAEKNGPQWAAKDDPRVTRVGRFIRKTRIDEVPQLINVLRGDMSLIGPRPERWVFTEKFSKEIPGFKKRLIVKPGLTGWAQVNGGYDATPKEKFSMDMYYIQKQSFTLDMRILYRTVWVVLSGSGAR
- a CDS encoding methionine ABC transporter ATP-binding protein: MIELTDIHKEFPAQDGSGPVSALSGLDIHVKRGEIFGIIGRSGAGKSTLLRMVNGLETPTSGEVRVDGQAIHRLREQELRQARLGIGMIFQHFNLLWSRTVRDNIAFPLEVAGKPKDQIRERVEELLERVGLKERADAYPSQLSGGQKQRVGIARALANEPKVLLCDEATSALDPETTSSILQLLREINRDTGITLLLITHEMSVVQSICQRVAVMDEGKVIETGDVKEIFDHPRHSVTAQFVKQTLLGDPERSASGRESGVWFRLPLDQWASVLPDLRKEALEQGVRLHVVAGELTGEGLVTVSLKGEPSAVENVAERFRKQSVEEVAAGVS
- a CDS encoding methionine ABC transporter permease gives rise to the protein MFHEVDWSLVWKATGETVYMVGISTFFTALFGIPLGILLVVTDRGQLAAQPWLQKIVAVFVNFFRAVPFIVLVLFLFPVAQFLVGTTLGPTAATIPLIAGAAPFYARMVETAVREVDKGVIEAARAMGSTKWRVVMRVLLPEATPALVSGLTVTCVTLISFSAMAGVVGGGGLGDAAYRFGFQSFNNSMLVVCGILLVLLVQIVQWGGDRLSRRLDKR
- a CDS encoding MetQ/NlpA family ABC transporter substrate-binding protein codes for the protein MKKRLSVLFSLSLALVLAACGGGQGEAQTLKVGATQVPHAEILEHVKPQLEKEGIQLEVKVFQDYVLPNKSVQEGELDANYFQHIPWLEATNREQGWDLVEVTGVHIEPMGAYSEKLDDLSQLKDGATVALPNATSELTRVLLLLDDEGLIELDDREGDKTEKNIQSNPHDLNFKLLEAATLPRVLDQVDLAVINTNYALQANLDPEKDALFREGSESPYVNVLAVKKGNEDNEAIQKLSEALTSDEVKVFIKEKYEGAVVPAFE
- a CDS encoding YigZ family protein yields the protein MLSPDRFRTVKAYGETEIIIQKSRFITYVERVDTEEEASRFIQGIAKKHWDATHNCYGYIVYDPSEIQRSSDDGEPAGTAGRPILEVIKNRQLRNTAIVVTRYFGGVKLGAAGLIRAYSQGASAGLDAAGEVDWVLHRQVHILVDYPTMGKVEHQLRQTGYEMDSPVFTDRVQWSVWVPAGREAPVQDMVAELTSGQGMITLGELDYRPRNGNGVE